One segment of Deinococcus metalli DNA contains the following:
- a CDS encoding saccharopine dehydrogenase family protein, protein MSKVIIIGAGGVANVVAKKCAQNDTVFTEVLIATRTVSKADKIVAEIGQHMPESKAVFSTATVDADNVPELVKLIQDFGPVMVINVALPYQDLTIMDACLETGVHYLDTANYEPKDVAKFEYSWQWAYQDRFKDKGLMALLGCGFDPGATQAFTAFLAKHHFQEIHQLDIVDCNNGNHGKAFATNFNPEINIREITANGRYWENGEWVETRPLEISQDIYYPKVATRKSFVLYHEELESLVKHFPTIQRARFWMTFGETYIKHLNVLEGIGMTSIEPIDFRGQKIAPIEFLKAVLPAPESLAENYTGQTCIGVQAKGPGKDGQPNVHFVYNVKDHAECYREVQAQGVSYTTGVPAMIGAMLMLQGTWMQPGVWNVEQLDPDPFIDAMNTWGLPVDELAGIELVKD, encoded by the coding sequence ATGAGCAAGGTCATCATCATCGGAGCGGGCGGCGTTGCGAACGTCGTCGCCAAGAAGTGCGCCCAGAACGACACGGTCTTCACCGAAGTCCTGATCGCCACCCGCACCGTGTCCAAGGCCGACAAGATCGTCGCGGAGATCGGGCAGCACATGCCGGAGAGCAAGGCCGTGTTCAGCACCGCCACCGTGGACGCCGACAACGTGCCCGAACTGGTCAAGCTCATCCAGGACTTCGGACCGGTCATGGTCATCAACGTGGCCCTGCCGTACCAGGACCTGACGATCATGGACGCGTGCCTGGAGACCGGCGTGCACTACCTGGACACCGCGAACTACGAGCCCAAGGACGTCGCCAAGTTCGAGTACTCGTGGCAGTGGGCGTACCAGGACCGCTTCAAGGACAAGGGCCTGATGGCGCTGCTCGGCTGCGGCTTCGACCCCGGCGCGACCCAGGCGTTCACCGCGTTCCTGGCCAAGCACCACTTCCAGGAGATCCACCAGCTGGACATCGTGGACTGCAACAACGGCAACCACGGCAAGGCCTTCGCCACGAACTTCAACCCTGAGATCAACATCCGCGAGATCACGGCCAACGGCCGCTACTGGGAAAACGGCGAGTGGGTCGAGACCCGTCCCCTGGAGATCTCGCAGGACATCTACTACCCCAAGGTCGCCACCCGCAAGAGCTTCGTGCTGTACCACGAGGAACTCGAGTCGCTGGTCAAGCACTTCCCGACCATCCAGCGCGCACGCTTCTGGATGACCTTCGGCGAGACCTACATCAAGCACCTGAACGTCCTCGAGGGCATCGGCATGACCAGCATCGAGCCCATCGACTTCCGCGGCCAGAAGATCGCGCCCATCGAGTTCCTCAAGGCCGTGTTGCCCGCCCCGGAAAGCCTGGCGGAGAACTACACCGGCCAGACGTGCATCGGCGTGCAGGCCAAGGGCCCCGGCAAGGACGGACAGCCCAACGTGCACTTCGTGTACAACGTCAAGGACCACGCCGAGTGCTACCGCGAGGTGCAGGCGCAGGGCGTGAGCTACACCACCGGCGTGCCCGCCATGATCGGCGCGATGCTGATGCTTCAGGGCACGTGGATGCAGCCCGGCGTGTGGAACGTCGAGCAGCTCGACCCCGATCCCTTCATCGACGCCATGAACACCTGGGGGCTCCCGGTGGACGAACTGGCGGGCATCGAACTCGTCAAGGACTGA
- a CDS encoding GNAT family N-acetyltransferase — protein MSLALYPPLNVRVVTPTLELHGATDELLAQLLPVVRAGVADREPFPFDDPMSLYEDNPVRERRWLQAIWRGRGTVRPEQWRLYFVVVLDGVPVGMQDVIGVHFKEFRTVSTFSWLAPDVRRRGVGREMRAAALHLAFAGLGAREATSEAFSDNVASNRVSEGLGYRRDGTEWATRRGQPAVLNRWRLGREEWAVTRRDDIDLSGVEACRPVLFIDPGE, from the coding sequence ATGTCCCTCGCCCTCTACCCGCCGCTGAACGTCCGGGTCGTCACGCCCACGCTGGAACTCCACGGCGCCACGGATGAGCTGCTGGCCCAGCTCCTGCCCGTCGTCCGGGCGGGCGTGGCCGACCGGGAACCGTTCCCCTTCGACGATCCCATGTCGCTGTACGAGGACAACCCGGTGCGGGAACGGAGGTGGCTCCAGGCGATCTGGCGCGGGCGCGGCACGGTGCGTCCTGAGCAGTGGCGGCTGTACTTCGTGGTGGTGCTGGACGGCGTGCCGGTGGGGATGCAGGACGTGATCGGCGTCCACTTCAAAGAGTTCAGGACCGTGAGCACGTTCTCGTGGCTGGCGCCGGATGTCCGGCGGCGGGGCGTGGGGCGCGAGATGCGGGCCGCGGCCCTGCACCTCGCCTTCGCGGGCCTGGGCGCCCGCGAGGCGACCAGCGAGGCGTTTTCCGACAACGTGGCGTCCAACCGCGTGTCTGAGGGGCTGGGCTACCGGCGGGATGGCACGGAGTGGGCCACCCGGCGCGGCCAGCCCGCCGTGCTGAATCGCTGGCGCCTGGGTCGCGAGGAGTGGGCTGTGACGCGCCGGGATGACATCGACCTGAGCGGGGTGGAGGCGTGCCGGCCGGTGCTGTTCATCGATCCGGGCGAATGA
- a CDS encoding immunity protein Imm33 domain-containing protein, with amino-acid sequence MTDDWSEEQKYQRYVCQVYGAEYQDTGAQDIVIVERAWNNEALPINGFRIARTTEGPQWFIWFGEGDIPDDVGAFEAISAAELIARRDEAGAFLGLASGWRFRNIGSTTNVWFDPVILKW; translated from the coding sequence ATGACGGATGACTGGTCGGAGGAGCAAAAGTACCAGCGGTACGTCTGCCAGGTTTACGGCGCGGAGTACCAAGACACTGGCGCGCAGGACATCGTTATCGTCGAACGTGCATGGAATAACGAGGCACTTCCGATCAATGGTTTTCGCATTGCTAGAACAACGGAAGGGCCGCAATGGTTCATCTGGTTTGGTGAGGGTGACATCCCAGATGATGTGGGTGCCTTTGAGGCCATTTCGGCAGCAGAACTGATCGCACGGAGGGACGAGGCCGGCGCATTTCTCGGGTTGGCGAGTGGATGGAGGTTCCGGAACATCGGGAGTACCACGAACGTCTGGTTCGATCCAGTGATCCTGAAGTGGTAA
- a CDS encoding putative ABC transporter permease subunit, protein MRAAPAPTAVTRLRRPSLMHLKATALRHTLERASKPGLLFLVVLGILLVWAEVYGVWRALRFLGTFGDIGLGVFARVLEIGLITLSSGVTFSATTAAISTLYLSDDLNFLLTQPLPTWRVFALKVGETFLNAALVPVLLTVPLLLTVAAYFHAPPWAYAVMILADVLTFAAPVGLGALLAVGLMRVAPVGRVREVSTALGVLLSAGLVYAIRAVRPEILVQKLQDPTQIGALLRSLTGPSSSLLPPSWAAQGIWQAAHGHLAGPLLPLAGLTAALLLAATALATRAYQEGWARALDSSTPALDPRPRRARMAERLLARLGPGGSLASKDLRVTLRDPTQWSQLLVVAALAGVYLVSVKAVPIPIPQFRGILGYIQLAFQGFIISGIAVRLAFPAVSTEARAYWLLRTAPIEARQIVVSKFLGVLPVTLVVGLVMGIASARAMDLGPTLLLLSVLVSVSNAFVITALGVGLGAAAPKFDADNPAEIGVSAGGLAFMGLSLAYAVVCLLLLARPAAGSVLRPDLFPGLSALGTLEGVLGLIGLGLATVLGTWLSLRMGWRRLDGLE, encoded by the coding sequence ATGAGGGCCGCGCCCGCCCCCACCGCCGTGACCCGGCTCCGCCGGCCCAGTCTGATGCACCTCAAGGCCACCGCCCTGCGGCACACCCTGGAGCGGGCCTCGAAGCCCGGGCTGCTGTTTCTGGTGGTGCTCGGCATCCTGCTGGTCTGGGCGGAGGTGTACGGCGTGTGGCGGGCCCTGCGGTTTCTGGGCACCTTCGGGGACATCGGGCTGGGCGTGTTCGCGCGTGTGCTGGAGATCGGCCTGATCACCCTGTCCAGCGGCGTGACCTTCAGCGCCACCACGGCCGCCATCAGCACCCTGTACCTCAGCGACGACCTGAATTTTCTGCTGACACAGCCGCTGCCGACGTGGCGGGTCTTCGCCCTGAAGGTGGGGGAGACGTTCCTGAACGCTGCCCTGGTGCCGGTGCTGCTGACCGTCCCGCTGCTGCTGACGGTCGCCGCGTACTTCCACGCGCCGCCGTGGGCGTACGCCGTGATGATCCTCGCGGACGTGCTGACCTTCGCCGCGCCCGTCGGGCTGGGCGCACTGCTGGCCGTGGGCCTGATGCGCGTCGCCCCGGTCGGCCGCGTGCGCGAGGTCAGCACCGCGCTGGGTGTGCTGCTGAGCGCCGGACTGGTGTACGCGATCCGCGCCGTGCGGCCCGAGATCCTCGTGCAGAAGTTGCAGGACCCCACGCAGATCGGGGCGCTGCTCCGCAGCCTCACCGGGCCGTCCAGTTCCCTCCTGCCGCCGTCGTGGGCGGCGCAGGGCATCTGGCAGGCCGCGCACGGGCACCTGGCCGGGCCGCTGCTGCCGCTGGCGGGTCTCACCGCCGCCCTGCTGCTCGCCGCCACCGCGCTTGCCACCAGGGCGTATCAGGAGGGCTGGGCGCGTGCGCTGGACTCCAGCACGCCGGCCCTCGACCCCCGCCCACGCCGCGCCCGGATGGCCGAACGCTTGCTTGCCCGCCTCGGCCCCGGCGGGTCGCTGGCGAGCAAGGACCTGCGTGTCACGCTGCGCGACCCCACCCAGTGGAGCCAGCTGCTCGTGGTCGCCGCGCTGGCCGGCGTGTACCTCGTCAGCGTCAAGGCCGTGCCCATTCCCATCCCGCAGTTCCGCGGCATCCTGGGGTACATCCAGCTCGCGTTCCAGGGCTTCATCATCTCGGGCATCGCCGTGCGGCTCGCGTTCCCGGCCGTGTCCACCGAGGCCAGGGCGTACTGGCTGCTGCGCACCGCGCCCATCGAGGCCCGGCAGATCGTCGTGAGCAAGTTCCTGGGCGTGCTGCCGGTCACGCTGGTCGTCGGTCTGGTCATGGGGATCGCCAGCGCCCGGGCCATGGATCTCGGTCCCACCCTGCTGCTGCTGAGCGTGCTCGTCAGTGTCAGCAACGCGTTCGTGATCACGGCGCTGGGTGTGGGCCTGGGCGCCGCCGCCCCGAAGTTCGACGCCGACAACCCCGCCGAGATCGGCGTCAGCGCCGGGGGGCTGGCGTTCATGGGCCTGAGCCTCGCGTACGCCGTGGTGTGCCTGCTGCTGCTCGCCCGGCCCGCCGCCGGCAGCGTCCTGCGGCCCGACCTGTTCCCCGGCCTGAGCGCCCTGGGCACGCTGGAAGGCGTACTGGGCCTGATCGGCCTTGGACTGGCCACGGTGCTCGGCACATGGCTGAGTCTGAGGATGGGGTGGAGAAGACTGGATGGATTGGAGTGA
- a CDS encoding ABC transporter ATP-binding protein, which produces MIEVSHYTKRYGRHVAVSDLSFRVAPGAVFGLLGSNGAGKTTTIRALVGLTRPTAGTVRVQGFDVWQDPVKAKAAFGYIPDRPYLYGKLTARELLRFVGQLYRVEGADAAIDAWLETFRLTDFGNELLETYSHGMRQKVAIIAALLPDPPVLIVDEPMVGLDPHAARQVRELFRAHADRGRTVLLTTHSLPLAEAVCDRIVVLDRGKVLGEGSMDDLRARTGTAVGGVHGDSLERIFFRLIEEEQQEEQRRREAVQSA; this is translated from the coding sequence GTGATCGAGGTCAGCCACTACACCAAACGCTACGGCCGCCACGTGGCTGTCAGCGACCTGAGCTTCCGCGTGGCGCCCGGCGCGGTGTTCGGCCTGCTAGGCAGCAACGGAGCGGGGAAGACCACCACCATCCGCGCGCTGGTCGGCCTGACCCGCCCCACGGCCGGCACCGTGCGTGTGCAGGGCTTCGACGTGTGGCAGGACCCCGTGAAGGCCAAGGCGGCCTTCGGGTACATCCCGGACCGCCCGTACCTGTACGGCAAACTCACGGCGCGGGAACTCCTGCGCTTCGTGGGGCAGCTGTACCGGGTAGAGGGGGCGGACGCCGCCATCGACGCGTGGCTGGAGACCTTCCGCCTGACCGATTTCGGCAACGAGCTGCTGGAGACGTACTCGCACGGCATGCGGCAGAAGGTGGCGATCATCGCGGCGCTGTTGCCGGACCCGCCGGTGCTGATCGTGGACGAACCCATGGTCGGGCTCGACCCGCACGCCGCGCGGCAGGTGCGAGAGCTGTTCCGCGCGCACGCCGACCGGGGCCGCACGGTGCTGCTGACCACCCACTCGCTGCCGCTGGCAGAGGCGGTGTGCGACCGCATCGTGGTGCTCGACCGCGGCAAAGTGCTCGGCGAGGGCAGCATGGACGACCTGCGCGCCCGCACCGGCACGGCGGTCGGCGGCGTGCACGGCGACAGCCTTGAACGCATCTTCTTCCGCCTGATCGAGGAAGAGCAGCAGGAGGAGCAGCGCCGCCGCGAGGCCGTGCAGAGCGCATGA
- a CDS encoding DUF402 domain-containing protein, giving the protein MPGHAHPVKVERHDVRALQHVTNTGTRAVRTYTETPHGLYVDREFVAHPRIRRWQAHLLPMHNLVVCRYDFHGRREHDYYLDVAQITHDGAVWSVRDLYLDIVLHDGLMAEIVDTDELLAAREAAFITEREMHRAVDVAHHTLASLARARYSLREWQAAQHLSLDWTPTPVATA; this is encoded by the coding sequence ATGCCAGGGCACGCGCATCCGGTCAAGGTGGAACGCCACGACGTCCGTGCCCTCCAGCACGTCACGAACACCGGCACGCGCGCAGTCCGCACCTACACCGAGACTCCGCACGGCCTGTACGTGGACCGTGAGTTCGTCGCGCACCCCCGCATCCGCCGCTGGCAGGCGCACCTGCTGCCCATGCACAACCTCGTCGTGTGCCGCTACGACTTCCACGGCCGCCGCGAGCACGACTACTACCTCGACGTGGCGCAGATCACCCATGACGGCGCGGTGTGGAGCGTGCGCGACCTGTACCTCGACATCGTGTTGCACGACGGCCTGATGGCCGAGATCGTGGACACCGACGAACTCCTGGCCGCGCGCGAGGCCGCGTTCATCACCGAACGCGAGATGCACCGCGCGGTGGACGTCGCGCACCACACCCTCGCCAGCCTGGCCCGCGCCCGCTACAGCCTGCGCGAGTGGCAGGCCGCCCAGCACCTCAGCCTCGACTGGACGCCCACGCCCGTCGCCACCGCCTGA